Within the Saccopteryx leptura isolate mSacLep1 unplaced genomic scaffold, mSacLep1_pri_phased_curated manual_scaffold_78, whole genome shotgun sequence genome, the region CTATCACCTTTATGATCAACAAAATTCTTTCTGTGAGAAGTAAAACATTTCCTGCTTTCACTTAATCACAGCCCTAAAGCTTTGCCAAAAATAAAggtataaaaatttgttaagaTTTGCAATAAACAGAGCAGAGTCACACAGTCTTTGAGTCATGTAGTCATCTGTTTCTCATGCGCCAACGCCTTGCCCACCTTCAGAGACCCCAGACCCTGCTGTAGCCGGCCCGTGGCAGATCAGGCCCTCGTAGAAAGCTGAGGACAGCCAAGGTGACAAAGGAGATTTTCTCTTTCACCAGGGGaagaaaattgttttcaaaagTCGTCCAGAACACTTACCTTTATTTCTTTGCCTACAACATTGGTCCAGTGTGACTCCTGTGTACAAGGCTTCTGGGAAACTTTTAAGTTATCTCTGAGATTAcataagtagatagatagatggatagatagatagatagatagatagatagatagatagatagatagatagatcataTGGCTTTATGTTACTGTATGTTTATAGGCTCCACGGTAGGAGGAGGACTTGGGGGGACTCTTTGAGGATGATGTGTTTTGCAGTTCTGAGGGTCTGGTCATATTGGGGAAACAATGGGGAGAAGACCCACTTCGCCCCCGTTTGACCACACTGCTGCTCAAGTAGTGACGGGATACCCTAGGAATTCCAGCTTCAGCCCTGCTTTTCTTGCCCCAGTCCttattgtgtatatataaatacttaactCTACTAATTTCTTACCTCATGTCTAGTGTTGGCTATGAATTTACTACACATATTAATATtaggaaaataatgaattttatcaGCAATACTGAGACATTATTACATCCAATTTGTGAATTGCCTGAGGGCAGGGGTTCACTCCCTGACAACGTCaggctttgctttctcctgccatCTCTTCAGCTGCAAAGTCTGCTGTACCCATCATGGCTGTTGACGACGTTGAAGCTTTACCTGTCtccactgttaaaaaaaaaaacctcttcctCATCAGAAGTGTCATTTGGGTGTGCCTTTGGTTCTATGTTTTTCTTTGTCATGGCTTTGAGTGTCCAATTTTTATCCCAAGGCCAAAGTGGCAGCCTTCTCTCAGAACCGCCTTCCTCCATTTCCTGTTCCGGTGAGCGTCTCTTATCCGAGAAAAatccccttccttcttttccttgccCTGATGCTATTCTGTGACAAGCCACCAGGACACAGAAAAGAGTCATAAAAACTGCAGCTACTACAATAACAGGTGCTGCCAAGACAAGTTGGTTCTTGTCCCCAGAGCCTGGCTCTTTTGGGAGGAGGGCCCGGGACTCTGGCTCTTCCTCTTCACCctggcctccctttctctctttttccacttgttctgtatcccagtctgccTTGGCACCTTCATTTCCCATTCCTTCTGGAGAAGCTTCCTCAGGAGGTTCTGGAGGGCTGACGAGTCCTGGCCCTTTTGGGCTGAGGATGCCATCTCCGGCTTAATGGTCAGCTCGGTGGTATTCTTCTTCTCCCGGCCCTGTAATATTTTCATCAAAGAACCTTCTGCTCTTCCTAAGAACAGTTGTTCATCACAGTGTGTGTTTGTCAGACATTGATTGTCACAATGCAGTTTCACTGTCTTGCTGACAGCCTCGATGTTATTTTTAAACTGGCAGAAGCAGCAGCCCAAATAGCCAGGTAGGATCAGTTTTTTCAACTTACGGGTCATCATGAGGATGCCCTCCACTGTTGTAAGTGACACTTGTGTTGCTCCCATGTCTAAATATCTTAATGCTGGCAGTTTAAAAAGATACGAATCTTCAACAGTTGTCAGAGGATTGTGATTCAGAATTAACTTGTGTAAAAACTGCATTCCATGCCAAGCCTGAAATGTTCCAAATCTCACTGTTGTGAGTAAATTATTATGAAGATTTACATGTTGCAAAAAAGGTAGTGATTCAAATGTATTCTTTTCGATACGGTGTGTTTGATTGGAGGATATGTCTAAATACTTGAGAGATAGCAAGCCTTCAAATGAGTCTTTATTCAATTCTTCTAAGTTATTTTCACTGAGGATTAGTTTCTCAAGCCAATGTTAAGACTTCTATGTATCTCTGTCCATGTGAGATATTGAGTTCCCATGGAAATTTACAACGGTGAAGGTGCCATTGTAGGTGCTAGGGTCCAGCACAGGCGCTCTGCGGAGCCTCTTCTCTGGGCTGAGACCAGTACAGAGCAATGTCTCATTAATGCAGGTACAGAGCTCACATATGTTCATTTTGGTATCCTGTTCAGTGGTTGGAGGACCTGTTTCAGATGTGTCTGGTTGCTCAGTTCTAATATGGTTGACTTCAGTCAAGGTTGGCTGTGGAGACTGAAAAAGAAATGTTGTCCTGGGGTGCTTTGGAGGAGCTTTAGTCAGCTGCTGGGCTGTAGGATGTTCAGTCTCCTCAGTAGGTTCTAATAGTCTGGTGATCTCCATGCCCAAACGTGGAAGGTGTCATCAGACAAGGTTGGTGGCCAAGCGCGAACAGGCTCAGGAGGTGGAAATGTCACTTCAGGGGGCTTTGCAGGAGCTGTGGGATATTCAGCCTCCTCAGTAAGTTCTGGGGGTTTGGTGAACACCATGTCCATAGATGGATCTGTCACCTCAGTGTGCTTTAGAGGAGTTGTATTTGGCTGTAAGGATGCAGGACGTTCAGCCTTTACATTAGGTTGTCCTGTTATGGTTATTTCTAAGGTCAAAGAAGGAACTGTGACTTCAGGCGAAGTTGGTTGTTGAGCTTGAACAGGCTGAGGGTGTGGCAGTGCCACCTCGGGGTGCTCTGGAGGAAGTATATTTGGCTTTATGGCTGCAGAATGTTCAGCCTTTACAGTTGGTTGTGATGGTATGGTGAGTTTGAAGTCCGCAGGTGGCATGGTGACTGGAGGAGAAGTTGGTTGCTGAGCCTGAACAGGCTGAGGGTGTGGAAATGCCACCTCTGGGTGTTTTGGAGGAGCTATATTTGGTGGCTGGGCTACAGGATGTTCAGCCTTTATGGTTGGTTGTGATTGTATGGTGAGTTCCAAGTCCACAGGTATCATGGTGACTTGAGGCAAAGTTG harbors:
- the LOC136387102 gene encoding LOW QUALITY PROTEIN: leucine-rich repeat-containing protein 37B-like (The sequence of the model RefSeq protein was modified relative to this genomic sequence to represent the inferred CDS: substituted 2 bases at 2 genomic stop codons) gives rise to the protein MNICELCTCINETLLCTGLSPEKRLRRAPVLDPSTYNGTFTVVNFHGNSISHMDRDTXKSXHWLEKLILSENNLEELNKDSFEGLLSLKYLDISSNQTHRIEKNTFESLPFLQHVNLHNNLLTTVRFGTFQAWHGMQFLHKLILNHNPLTTVEDSYLFKLPALRYLDMGATQVSLTTVEGILMMTRKLKKLILPGYLGCCFCQFKNNIEAVSKTVKLHCDNQCLTNTHCDEQLFLGRAEGSLMKILQGREKKNTTELTIKPEMASSAQKGQDSSALQNLLRKLLQKEWEMKVPRQTGIQNKWKKREREARVKRKSQSPGPSSQKSQALGTRTNLSWQHLLL